One window of Burkholderia thailandensis E264 genomic DNA carries:
- the phaR gene encoding polyhydroxyalkanoate synthesis repressor PhaR, translating to MTTTKKTGERLIKKYPNRRLYDTETSTYITLTDVKQLVLDQEDFKVIDAKSSEDLTRSILLQIILEEESGGVPMFSSSMLSQIIRFYGHAMQGMMGTYLEKNIQAFIDIQSKLADQSKNLYENNAMNPEVWSQFMNMQAPMMQGMMTSYIEQSKNMFVQMQEQMQNQAKTMFSSFPFKPAMPPGSEPEKK from the coding sequence ATGACTACTACAAAGAAAACTGGCGAACGGCTGATCAAGAAGTATCCGAATCGCCGTTTGTACGATACGGAGACGAGCACCTACATTACGTTGACCGACGTGAAGCAGCTCGTGCTCGACCAGGAGGATTTCAAGGTCATCGATGCGAAAAGCAGCGAAGACCTGACCCGCAGCATCCTGCTGCAGATCATTCTCGAAGAGGAAAGCGGCGGCGTGCCGATGTTCTCGTCGTCGATGCTCTCGCAGATCATCCGGTTCTACGGACATGCGATGCAGGGGATGATGGGCACGTACCTGGAGAAGAACATCCAGGCGTTCATCGACATCCAGAGCAAGCTCGCCGACCAGTCGAAGAACCTGTACGAGAACAACGCGATGAATCCGGAAGTCTGGTCGCAGTTCATGAACATGCAGGCGCCGATGATGCAAGGGATGATGACGAGCTACATCGAGCAATCGAAGAACATGTTCGTGCAGATGCAGGAGCAGATGCAGAATCAGGCGAAAACGATGTTCAGCTCGTTCCCGTTCAAGCCGGCGATGCCGCCGGGAAGCGAACCGGAGAAGAAGTAG